From one Sorangium aterium genomic stretch:
- the smpB gene encoding SsrA-binding protein SmpB: MSRAGKEKEREGEKLIVRNKRATFDYTLDDRFEAGLVLLGSEVKMLREGAAELTDSWCAIENGEAFLKGVNIPVMPGAAFGHEAKRPRKLLLHESEIETIRKSVEREGMTVIATRLYFKHGRVKVEIALAKGKKTVDKRESLKEKDAAREARAAIERARGGAARGRSAGLRRPE; the protein is encoded by the coding sequence GTGAGCCGCGCTGGCAAAGAGAAAGAGCGAGAGGGGGAGAAGCTCATCGTGCGCAACAAGCGCGCGACGTTCGACTACACCCTCGACGATCGGTTCGAGGCAGGGTTGGTGCTGCTCGGCAGCGAGGTGAAGATGCTCCGCGAAGGCGCGGCCGAGCTCACCGACAGCTGGTGCGCCATCGAGAACGGAGAGGCGTTCCTGAAGGGGGTCAACATCCCCGTGATGCCCGGCGCCGCCTTCGGGCACGAGGCGAAGCGCCCGCGCAAGCTGCTGCTGCACGAGAGCGAGATCGAGACGATCCGCAAGAGCGTGGAGCGGGAGGGCATGACCGTGATCGCGACCCGCCTCTATTTCAAGCACGGCCGCGTGAAGGTCGAGATCGCCCTCGCGAAGGGGAAGAAGACCGTCGACAAGCGCGAGAGCCTGAAAGAGAAGGACGCCGCCCGCGAAGCCCGCGCGGCGATCGAGCGGGCCCGCGGCGGCGCCGCCCGCGGGCGGAGCGCCGGGCTGCGGAGGCCGGAATGA
- a CDS encoding DUF362 domain-containing protein, producing MRSGLEELSLRPHGRTLIKPNVVASGAHFPHAYTRPEFVEGVIGALKDRDDGRVRELAVGERCGITLPTRMTYESAGYYPMFRRTGVKHYHFEEEQQVEIPLTHEGRLRDYVFTPEPVARADFFVNCPKFKSHPWTTVTFSMKNYIGIQDDRHRLIDHDHRLNEKVADLQYIVQPQFIAIDAITAGEGRMLTPSPFDLGLIIMGNNQVAFDSVCCQIIGVDPRSVEHIRLASERGFGPMDLGDIEIAGDVTLEEAKHKAKGFKVGLVRVEKYFEGTNITAYAGSPPEPERTDYCWGGCPGAIEEAIEILREYDKECDAKMPRMHVVFGAYDGPIDAKPGEKVIFIGDCATYKGKIGDQLVSIESLYRERSARDPYTAKHDDVLAKMVKVTTKLAMARNETTLRLEGCPVSVAEQVLTLVTLGKTKNPYFAPDQLLDFNKAYVAWRGASLAKRLAGKPYQVHGACPRGEAAPELPSEPPSPPDAE from the coding sequence GTGCGCAGCGGTCTCGAAGAGCTCTCGCTGCGCCCGCATGGCCGGACGCTCATCAAGCCCAACGTCGTCGCGTCGGGCGCGCACTTTCCGCACGCGTACACGCGGCCCGAGTTCGTCGAGGGGGTGATCGGCGCGCTCAAGGATCGCGACGACGGGCGCGTGAGAGAGCTCGCCGTCGGGGAGCGGTGCGGCATCACGCTCCCGACCCGCATGACGTACGAGAGCGCCGGCTATTACCCGATGTTCCGCCGGACCGGGGTCAAGCACTACCACTTCGAGGAAGAGCAGCAGGTCGAGATCCCGCTCACGCACGAGGGCCGGCTGCGCGACTACGTGTTCACGCCGGAGCCCGTCGCGAGGGCCGACTTCTTCGTGAACTGCCCCAAGTTCAAATCGCACCCCTGGACCACGGTGACCTTCTCGATGAAGAACTACATCGGGATCCAGGACGATCGGCACAGGCTCATCGATCACGATCACCGGCTGAACGAGAAGGTCGCCGACCTCCAGTACATCGTGCAGCCGCAGTTCATCGCGATCGACGCCATCACCGCCGGCGAGGGCCGGATGCTCACGCCCTCGCCGTTCGACCTGGGCCTCATCATCATGGGGAACAACCAGGTCGCGTTCGACTCGGTCTGCTGCCAGATCATCGGCGTCGATCCGAGGAGCGTCGAGCACATCCGCCTGGCGTCGGAGCGCGGCTTCGGCCCGATGGATCTCGGCGACATCGAGATCGCGGGGGACGTGACGCTCGAGGAGGCGAAGCACAAGGCCAAGGGGTTCAAGGTGGGCCTCGTCCGCGTCGAGAAGTACTTCGAGGGCACGAACATCACGGCCTACGCGGGCTCTCCGCCCGAGCCCGAGCGCACCGACTACTGCTGGGGCGGCTGTCCAGGGGCCATCGAGGAGGCGATCGAGATCCTGCGCGAGTACGACAAGGAGTGCGACGCGAAGATGCCGCGGATGCACGTCGTGTTCGGCGCCTACGACGGCCCCATCGACGCGAAGCCGGGCGAGAAGGTGATCTTCATCGGCGACTGCGCGACGTACAAAGGGAAGATCGGCGATCAGCTGGTCAGCATCGAGAGCCTGTACCGGGAGCGGAGCGCGCGGGACCCCTACACAGCGAAGCACGACGACGTCCTCGCGAAGATGGTGAAGGTGACGACCAAGCTCGCGATGGCCCGGAACGAGACCACCCTCCGGCTCGAGGGCTGCCCCGTGAGCGTGGCGGAGCAGGTGCTCACGCTGGTCACGCTGGGCAAGACGAAGAACCCCTACTTCGCCCCCGACCAGCTGCTCGACTTCAACAAGGCGTACGTCGCCTGGCGCGGGGCCTCGCTCGCGAAGCGGCTCGCCGGCAAGCCCTACCAGGTCCACGGCGCCTGCCCGCGCGGCGAAGCGGCGCCCGAGCTCCCGTCCGAGCCGCCTAGCCCGCCGGACGCAGAGTGA
- a CDS encoding collagen-like protein, which produces MTASALAAGAVMGAGTAAAAVPATITHQGRLYDERDAPISATLDVVFALYDERDASTPLWSEVHSITFEDGFFSVRLGSIVPFEGAIFDGAERYLGITVGDDVELEPRATVASVPYALLAGNVNGDITPTSVTVNTTSGNTLVLGERGVIVNGVLVIDENGEWVGSPAGLQGPQGLPGPIGPAGVAGPPGPTGPEGRVGATGPAGAAGPTGPAGPPGAVGPTGAAGPIGLTGPEGAAGPRGPEGAAGPAGPIGPTGPAGPMGPEGLVGPMGPEGPRGPEGPEGPMGPEGPMGPRGPEGPEGAMGPEGPMGPRGPDGPEGAMGPEGPMGPRGPEGPVGAMGPEGPMGPLGPEGPIGPMGPAGPAGSIGPAGPTGPQGSVGPTGPQGPVGPTGPQGPRGFTGPAGPTGPQGVVLTLTVQGVGPYSSLPAGKPVDFFGPTALVAVSSTSQSIYATAHRYLGTDGSPADTLKLYMCYQRVRSGPSGTVLDEVQAVGLGMAGGRLPAETRVSFGLSAVITGLAAGTYNIGMCGQTFSPNWTSNDYGYLSIVLVNG; this is translated from the coding sequence ATGACGGCATCCGCCCTGGCGGCGGGCGCGGTCATGGGCGCAGGGACCGCGGCTGCGGCGGTTCCGGCGACCATCACCCATCAGGGCCGGCTCTACGACGAGCGCGACGCGCCCATCAGCGCGACGCTCGATGTCGTGTTCGCCCTTTACGACGAGCGCGACGCTTCGACGCCCTTGTGGAGCGAGGTCCACTCGATCACGTTCGAGGACGGCTTCTTCTCGGTGCGCCTCGGCTCGATCGTCCCGTTCGAGGGAGCGATCTTCGACGGCGCCGAGCGGTACCTCGGCATCACCGTCGGTGACGATGTCGAGCTGGAGCCACGCGCGACGGTCGCGAGCGTTCCGTATGCGCTGCTTGCCGGCAATGTGAACGGCGACATCACGCCGACCTCGGTCACGGTGAACACCACGAGCGGCAACACGCTGGTGCTCGGCGAACGCGGGGTCATCGTGAACGGCGTCCTCGTGATCGACGAGAACGGCGAGTGGGTCGGCTCGCCGGCGGGGCTTCAGGGACCGCAAGGGCTGCCTGGGCCGATCGGTCCTGCCGGTGTAGCAGGCCCGCCTGGACCGACGGGCCCGGAGGGGAGGGTCGGTGCGACCGGGCCTGCGGGTGCTGCGGGTCCGACAGGGCCGGCCGGGCCGCCTGGAGCGGTCGGGCCAACGGGCGCCGCAGGTCCCATCGGGCTCACGGGGCCGGAAGGCGCGGCTGGCCCTAGAGGGCCGGAGGGCGCGGCAGGGCCCGCAGGTCCCATCGGGCCCACGGGGCCAGCAGGTCCGATGGGACCAGAGGGCCTGGTGGGCCCGATGGGGCCAGAGGGGCCGAGGGGACCAGAGGGGCCGGAGGGCCCGATGGGGCCAGAGGGGCCGATGGGCCCGAGGGGACCAGAAGGCCCGGAGGGCGCGATGGGGCCGGAGGGGCCGATGGGCCCGAGGGGACCAGATGGCCCGGAGGGCGCGATGGGACCGGAGGGGCCGATGGGCCCGAGGGGACCAGAAGGCCCGGTGGGCGCGATGGGACCGGAGGGGCCAATGGGCCCGCTCGGGCCCGAGGGGCCGATCGGTCCGATGGGACCAGCGGGTCCTGCCGGTTCGATAGGACCAGCGGGCCCTACCGGCCCGCAGGGATCCGTGGGCCCTACCGGCCCGCAGGGACCCGTGGGCCCTACCGGTCCGCAGGGACCACGCGGGTTTACCGGTCCTGCTGGTCCGACCGGGCCCCAGGGGGTCGTGCTGACGTTGACGGTCCAGGGCGTCGGTCCGTACTCCTCCCTGCCGGCCGGGAAGCCTGTCGACTTTTTCGGACCGACAGCGTTGGTGGCGGTCTCGTCGACGAGCCAGTCCATCTACGCGACCGCGCATCGGTACCTGGGCACAGACGGCTCGCCCGCGGACACCCTCAAGCTCTACATGTGCTACCAGCGGGTTCGTTCCGGGCCGTCTGGCACGGTGCTCGACGAGGTCCAGGCGGTCGGCCTCGGTATGGCAGGCGGCCGGCTTCCCGCGGAGACCCGCGTCTCCTTCGGGCTCAGCGCCGTCATCACCGGCCTCGCCGCGGGCACCTACAACATCGGGATGTGCGGCCAGACCTTCAGCCCGAACTGGACCAGCAACGACTACGGCTACCTCTCGATCGTCCTCGTCAACGGCTAG